The Fusarium verticillioides 7600 chromosome 8, whole genome shotgun sequence genomic interval GGCTGGTGAATCATGAGTCGtttctggaagaagatcgTTTCGTTGGAGATAGTTAGTTTGTCAACACGTTTACCACTCTACTCTCATATCTTCGCGCAAGTGAGACTCTCTGTCGTGTTCACGTCACGATCTCCTCAACCATGCCCCTTCGGCTCCCCATCCTCAAGTCAACAGGCATTATCCCAGTAAATGAGTTCATATCCGCATCAACTCGGAGACTTGCCTCGTGACCATTGGCTTCTCGTCAAGTTCTGTTTCACCAGATCACGTCTGCCTGCATTAGACCACCAGGGGTCTAAATCGAGATGTGAACAAGGACGGATGGGATGCCTCGATCGCGCTGGGGGGCTCGTAGAAACACAAGATCCTGTGCCTTTGTATGGGTTGTAGGTGTGAATGTGCTGCCCCGTCGACCGAGTACTCGGTGCCAAGGTCTCCCGGCCAAGCCAACCTCATCTATTACCAATAGATACCAGGTACTCTTCAACATTCGTGCTCTTACACCAATACCGTCGTCACTCTCATCCACACCAGATCAGTAATCGTAAAGCCAGAGTACCGGGTTCATCACATCTCATCACTATCGATCTCACAATCTCAATGCTGTGCGAACACACTATCTCCCACTACGACAGCCTCATTACCAGGCTCTCACCTGTGGCGTCCTATAAATGGCCTCGAGTCCAGTTACACAGGACCCATCCATCAGATCACACCCCGAGACATTGGGCCATGTAAACTTTTCATGTCTCTGCCTCATCGGAGACTTGATCATGGAAATGCAAACGCACACTCCCGATGATGCTGCACTCGAGGACACGATCGATGGGGCTGCGCTGTTGCAGACGCCTCAACCCAGAGCGTGCAAATTGTATGGATGGGCTCCAGATGTGCATCTCTTGGTCTCTGAGCATGAGAATTGCTTCGCTGAAGGGGAGGAACTAGACCTGCGGTTCCAAAGAGGTCGATCTGTCTAGTCAGTCTGGTCCGTTGGCGTATAAATAGTCCCCAGGATGAAGCTATCAGACCAGGAAGAAATCCTCAGAATaactgcttctcctccagagCAAGAATAACTGCTTCTATTCTCAGGAACAAGAAAGACAGACAGTCACAATGTGTCACGGACATCCTCGACACCATCCCTGCGCCCACACATCCATCAACTGGCACTACTGTCCGTCGGCGCTCATCGATCTCGAGACGGGTTATGAGACGCCGTGCAGCAACATATCGTTCGCGGCAGCCCAGCCCACGACGTCCGACTGCCCGCTCCAGAACTGCCAGTTCAAGAGCAAAGGCGGGAGCTGGACGTGCTGCTCGTGCCAGCAGGGCCCAAACACTCAAGGATGGTGCACGATGCCCATGAGCAGAATGACCATGAACCCTGAATCCTTTTCTGTTGAGTCAGTTGAGACAACTTGTGATCACGGCTGTTGCAGCAAGTGTGTTCAATACGGTAAGTCCCTTAACCAATATCCGATATTTGAGTGTAGAACTGACACACTCAGGCTCGAGCCGTGATGCTTCGCCTGAGATGACCTTTTCTGAAATCCGCAAGGGGTCAGCGTCGCGCAAGTTCGGGTACAGCAGCGCCACCAAATCTCATCGTCGCGGATCAGCCTTTTCGCTTCCTGCGTCCGGGGAAGAGTCTACTCCGTCGCCGTCGACGTCAAAGTCGAGTTCCGCAAGCTCGGGATATAAGGTTGGGATGGAGTACACGTCGagcaaggccaagtccagcaagaagagacaCAAGAGTAAGCGATGAGTGGGTTATTTATTGGTAGTGAGATTGATATTGGTATACACGAGTGGTGGTATTTGTGTGTGCATCTGGTGGTTTGGCTGTCATTGTTTTTGTATTTCTGTGTCAGCAGAGCGTCGTGTTTCAGTCTCGGCAGCTTATTACAGTAGACGTGGGTTTCACTCTTTTATCTCAATATATCTATTCTCTTGACTGCAGCATCTATCACATCATGATCAAGTCAGATATCTCCCTCTCACTGTCACCAATCTCAGCTCCGTTCACACAGACTCGAATAAACTTTCAGGCCAAGCCACAGCCATGCCCAAAGCAATCCACCCTTCGGCCCGAGATGCGTCCAAGCGAGGGGAAGCTATCGGCTCTTTTTGtccccaaggccaagggccCTCCCTTCGGAAGAGCCAAAGGCCACGTGCGAAAGAAGCATCCGGTTCCCGTCATGCACGGTTTATCGTTCGTTCGGGCCCTGATGAAGAACTGAACTGGACtgagacgagacgaggcGAGGCGAGACAAGGGTTGGTGACGATCTGCAAGAGTCTTTTTGGGGTTTGGGCTGAAACATGAGTCGACGGGTCTGGCGATGCGCTAGATTGCGATGACATTTGAGGCCTGACAATCAATTATTATCAAGTCGGAATCGTCGGTCTTTGACTTCTCAAGCATGTCGATAAGATACTTGATTCAGTTATGATCATCATATTCAattcctccatcttgaagcaTCACCACTCATGTCCACCCGATTATGATAatgtcaacatcaaaatAGTCGACGCcacatcaatcaatcaatcaatcaagagTCCTCCTACCGTCCGTCCCGTCCTAAACAAGCGCCATTCATTTAGTCAACGGCACCTCCGACGACGCCTCAGACCGACCGAGATGAATCGGGAACTCAAATCATCTAACATCGTAGACTACTAACGTCAATCCTCGGATCTCGAACCGACAAGCATTCAGTCTGGCAGTGAAGATTAGAGTCTGACAGCACAGAGTACAATTGTGATGAGATGCATATCTGGCGTGTGATATCGGAATGGGCTGGCTGCCAGGCTACAGCAATACGAGATGTGATGTGCTATGTATCGTCAGTTGAATACCACCCTCCCAAATGTCACAGTCGTAATCCAACAGAAACCACGTGTGTTATGTATGATCGACATCGCCCATCccttccctttcccttcccttcccttcccatGTGGAAATGACGGAACCAGGCTTGATTATACCTCTGAAGGCATCGACAACCTCCAAGCCACTCACAATCGTCATCCAATCCCATCGCGTGGCTTCCACGTGAGCTGGCGTTCTGAGATGGATGCATCTAGATCAACACATTCCAATCAAGATTGTCTAGATtgccctctccctctccctctccctctctttgGTGTTTTATCTCACGTAGCATTTTTCGCCCCTCCCTCCCCTGAGGCACAGGGAAACATTAACCTGGGGGCCACGAGTTCAAATGCAGACCATACATGAGATTTCAGGTGgagggttgggttgggttggggGCCTGGGGTATTGTACGACTCCATTCGACGACGGGACCCTTCCTTGTGTTTTACAGGGCGGGACCGGTTCCAGGGGCAGTTTCTTCAGTGACTCCATCGTCTGTGGTCTGATCCTTGAATGTTTTGAAACGGCGCTTCTTATTAGTACTGTCGCAGTCTAATAGATGAAGAATGTCTGTGTTTACTGTGTTATTGTTTTTTACATCATTTTAATTCgattcttcatcatcatacCATAATTTCACTTCGTCCAGTGCAGTCTAGGCCCTGCAACAGAAGATCCAACCGCCAGCAGCCAAAGAATCAAAACCCCCCCTAGCGCTCCTGTTGAGGTAGCTGCCTTGGGTGCCACACCCCCTGTAAGCCTCCCCTCCAGCAGCCGCTGAGACTTGTGCCTGGGCCTTGTGGTGGTGCCTGGGCCTCTTTTCTGCTTTAATCTCCAaatctcctctcttctcccctctGGTCCCTCCCCCTTGCcctcttttttttcctcTCTATTTTAGATCTGTCTCCATCCTGGTTATCCCTTTCATAATCTGACTTTTTTTaagctttcttctcttctccgtTTTTCacaggaaaaagaaaaaaaagtcgtgaagagagagaaaaagaaacacgGACGCTAATATAATCGACGACAAAGCGCACGCAGTCAATTTAAATTAACTTGGTTCCATTGCCTTTACATATAGCTCCGTCCCGTCTTTCACTACCTATCAACTATTACGTCTAGCCAGCCCActttctcgtcttctctctgtctctctctctccctctctctctggCTTccgtctcttttctcctcttcttttcgaAACCTCATCCCCTCTTACGCGGTTTCATAAATCACCTATAGTACCCGCAACTCACCGTCGCATCAAACATCACCATGCCTGCTTCCTTGGACTCTTCCCGGCCCATCATGGCCCCTTCGGTATGTTATGACCGCTCGgatcttcttttccttctgtcTATCTCTTGCTCTATTGCGTATGGATTACACTACACTACAGTCCAGTCCCTCTattccccccccccccccccctgTTCAAAGGCTTGGGACTTGTCCCGTCTAGTTCCGCCTCTAGTTTGGTGTCTGCCCACTTTGAGAGTGATGGGTGATGGGGACGAACGGGCCGGGAGGAGCGAGTGAGTAGAGAGAATGGATGCGGATCGATGCTCTCGTCTTGTCTGTCCTGTCACCACTCACTCacttgcttgtcttgtcttttcaACCGAAATGTGACATCTTTGCCTCTCCGGCCGCTTGGTTCAGCCCATACTACCTTGCTCGTCATCCGTCTTTGTTCGCAGCGCACATCACTTCCACCTTGATACATTCCCCTGTCGCCTCACACGTCCCTTAGCCCAGCATTCTTTTTATCCTCGTCCATCGTCTCGTCTCTTTTCTTCCCAAGAACTACTTCAACCGCATACCTCTCCCAACCATGGCTAAGCCGTGGGTCTCGTCGCACTCTCACACTCAGCCCGACCACAACCGTCAAACTACCAAGGAAAAGGATCAACCCGCTGACTCTACCTCCAAGAACCGCAACTCGGTCCGCTTCAGCACCTACAGCATGGCTCCTTCGCTGTCTCCCACCGTCGGCACAACCGACTCTGCTCACGCCGAGATCCGCGACATCGCTACCGGCCTCGACCGCATGGAGAACAAGGCTCTCTCCTCCCAGCGCGTCACCCTCACCGACGAGAAGACGGACACCATGAGCAAGCTCGCCCTCGGTGCTAAGCTCGAGCGCGCTCTCGACCGAAGAATGAGCGGCCAGGACGCTGTCATGCGACCTCGTggccagagcctcaacgagaagctcaGCGAAAAGGAGTAGACCcagaaaacaagaagaaacaatCCCACCAAACCCACCAAACAAAGCAAATGTCTTGCGAATAAGATACCCCCCACACGCAAACGAGAATTCttcttttattttttatcGGTATAAATCATCTTGTCTTTCCGGTCTTGATTTCCTCAGCAAACGCCTTGGTTCTATCACTTTTTTCGCAAAGGAATGAAACCCTGCGCCATGATCAACCTTCAAGGGGGAATTGGATGGAAATACGAGCctcaaactcagcctcatccCCCTAATTATACTcgccaagcccatcatcaacccacGGCTCCTTTTTTCACGAATTACACACACGGCATGCGGGAAGAATCTGGACTACGATCAGCTCTTGCGGACTtcattttcttctccttctttttcttttatgTCTCTTTTATTCTGCTTTTTACTCTAATGGTATGCTGCGGTGGAAATTCATTGGTAAAGATACGCAGGAATGGCAAGCAACGCATGGAGAAAAGTGATCATCATGGCACGAATAAAGGGGGGCCGTTTCGCTTTTTGCCTCATATCGTTTCCCGGGCGCGGCGAGTACGGGGTGGAGGAATTGAAAGTGTATGATTACATTGGATGCATTTGTGATGCCATGTTTTACACACGAGCTATAGTGAATGCCGACGAGAGTCGCCAACTCATTATCGTGATTCTGTTTCTGTTGTGAAAGTGATGGGATGGTATGTGGACAAAAGACTGGTGGCCAAAGAAACCTCAGGTTGTGTGAATCGATGAAATGTGTTGCATTGATATTAACAAAACTCCTATAGCAACCATTACCAAGCAAAGCATTCCCTTGATGTAAAAGACATTCCATATGCCAGTGTTGCTGGCATCTCTAACTGAGACCAATTCCATTTTGGCCCCAGATCTCGTAGTCAACTCATGTCTCGGGTAATTTGACAAGTCAATCCCACCCCTCTTTATCCCAAACCGCATGAAACTCAAATCGCAATCAACAGCTCAGGCCATTCATgcctcctgcttctcaatcctctcctcaagatccttcaacaactgCACTAactctccttcttcaccctcaacctcaagtcCTCTCCTGACCCAATCCCTCGCCTCCTCCAGTCTTCCCATCTCAGCCAAACACCTTCCCCGTCTCCACCAAGCCTTTGCATTTCCTACCCAGCGCGCCTCAACACTCGCATGGGCATCCACAGCGCCCTCGGCCCAGTTCTGCATCGCCATGTGCGCCTGCGCTCGGTTCGCCAGGATTCCGCTGATCTCCTCTCGCACCAGCTGCGAGGGCTCCCACATGGGTCGCTGCATGGCCATCTGGAAGCCGAGGGTGTAGTACTTGATCGCCTCGGGATATTTGCCCTTGCGGTACTCGTTGTTGCCGGAGTCGCGAAGCTTGGTCACTTGGGCGGTGCGCTTGGGGTTGACGGGCACGGGAGGAGGGGGTGCGCCTGTGGGTGAATCgacattgagaagagagcggTGGAGGGTGTTGAGGGCTTCGAGCTCGGCGTTGAGTGTGCGcgatggttgttgagagctgatggccttggatTGAGGGTCCATctggagggggaggaggtCGAAATGTGTGAGGTCCGACATTGTGACGGTGAGttttgtttttctttgttcgTGAAATTTCTTATTATGGGATTTTGTATAGACGTGAATTGTTTAAAAAGAGTGACCGGTTGGGAGTGCGAGCTAGCAGTGAAAGGTTATGTGCAGCTGGGTGTACTCCGTATGGATTGAGGTGCTGTTCAGGACACCTCACAAAaagcttatcttatcagcacaTGACACCCCTCAGAGCCACCACCATTCATACCCTACACGTGGAAGTGTGTAAAAAGCAATTCAAAAGATCGCTGAATGTCTTGTAGGTGCTTATCCCCTACTGTTTATCTTGTTCAAGATGCAAATGTGTCTAGAACAAAGTATACAACATATCATACAATTCCTGATCTCACTTGATGGCGTCTGTCGGGTTACAATGACTGATGTATACTAGCAAGCAATCGGTCCCGATGCTAGAGACAGCTACTAGGCGCGATTCCCACATTCGATATTACTTACAACTTACTTACAACAAGAGCTCTAGCTCGTCGACAAAAGTGAGCCAGCTTAGTGGTGAACGTACATGATCAGATTAAACAATGACATAGCACAGGGCTCTGACGTCAACTCCAAGACACATTCACATGTAAAACAAATTGATCAAACAAGAGCCTTTCCTTTTCTACTCCTATTGTGCAAATGCGAGACCCTGTCCCCGTTTGGGAAGCGCAACAAGATCACCTCCAAATCGCCATCACTCATAAAACCCGTCCGCCGAACTCTGGCGTCCTTGGATGATCAACGGGAGCAAGACGTCAACTTCCAGAACCCTTAAAACGCCCATCAACGAAAGAATATCCTTATCCCATCATCGAAGCCTCATCACAGAGCCCCAAGATTCGAAAGAGTCTCCACACACAAAGTCTcggtcatcatcatggtGTTTGTTGATTGTCGGTCTCTTGTGTTTTAATTCCTTCTTGAGGGCAGTGCAAATGTGGTTCGACGATCGGGGAGggactttttttttcatttAGAACATTCTTTTTGGGGGGGATCGACATCTACTCCTCGAGCCACCCTTGCCATCACTCAGCAAATCAAGTAAATCCCTTTGTTGAACCGCCGCGCCATTCTAATGAAACGCACGAGAAATGATAGACGTTGCCAAGTTTACCTGGACCGGCAAGATCCCATGTCGAGGGATTTGGCCAGCTTAGTAGCCGTAGTTGGCAAGGGCCTTTGcggtctcctccttgacagaAGCGTTCTTCTTCGCATCAGCCAGTTGTCGGGCAGCGATCTTCTTGCGCTCGTAGAAAGCAGCGCCCTTGGCCTTTCTTCGCTCCTCCAATCTGGGTAGAGTTAGTCATATCCCAGGTCACAAATAACACAGCAAAACATACCGAGCAACGACGTCCTCGTACTTCCAGCCAACCTCGCTGGACAGACGACCGACAGTGCAGAACTTGCGGCCGGGCTGGAGTCGGAGAACACGGAGAGCCTGGGGAACGacgaccttcttggtcttgtcgtAGGGAGGGGGGACACCTTCGAAGACCTTGAGGCGCTcgagagcagcagcaccacGGGCGGTCTTGTGGGGGATCATGCCACGGACAGCCTTGTAGAAGATTCGGGAGGGAGCGCGGAAGTGGAAGGGACCTGTATCGAGTCAATGACTGTGGTCAAGTGTGTAGGTACGGGTTCGACTCACCACCGCGGGTGGGGTTGTAACGGGTGATCTTTCGGAGGTGGGCGTGGTACTTGACTGTTGGCATAATCAGCTTGGTGTTCCTAGGAGTGGCATcgctttgatgttgacgatgctCGGCCACAGATCGGAGTGGTGTCGTGAGGTAGACATACGCTTCGCACGGAAGAACTCGCCAGAGATGTTGAGAGCCTCGCAGCGGACAATAACAATCTTCTGGCCGCTCAGGAGCTGCTTGGCGACAATGGAGGCGAGTCGGCCAAGGAGGTGGCCCTTGCCATCGATGACGACCTGTTAAACGCACACAACGGTCAGCGAAAtgcatcttcaagaccaatATTCCCACGTGAAGCAAACGACGAGCGGCGTTCACAGCACCAGCAGTCGCTGATAACTGAGATCCCAAAGCATCCTCAATCCCATGCCCAATGCTTCCCGGCTGCCCGCAGCTCGTCTTTTGCCTCAAGTCACAATATGAATTGTGAATGGATGTGTTGTTTCAGTCGGTACTCACAACTTGCTCGAAGCTCGACATCGTAACCGTCTTTTCTGGGGGGAAttaaagaaaaggaaagaagggCAGCTCAAATCCTCAAACCGGTCGGCGAAGATTTGTTATTTTGCTGTGCTGCTGGGGTTAGTCGTCCCTCGAATGTTGGGTGCAAGTGGTCGCGATAGTGATTGACGGGCGAAAAATCCAAGGACCGCTTGAGGGCTCGTTGTGCCTTGTGAGCAAACCGCGCTAGCCTATTGGGGCAAAGGCAACCTTTCACCGCGAGCGACTCCTTCCCGCTTAGGTCTGTTAGCCCTAGAGGGTTGAGCCGAGGAATTGCCGGCCCGCCCACTGAAATCATGTAGTTTTTGGGCGTTGGATTCTAGAATGGTTCGCACGTGATGATAAAGATCGGGCTGTTCCAAGACATGGCATTAGCACCATCATTGGGGATTTACATCATAAGCCATGACAGGGGTCTGTGTCCATAGTGATACTCAAGATTTCCAAATTAAATGTACCAATTTGCTCAATGCTGTCTATGTTGGtcatcatggtcaaggtAATCCTTGAATCTATTGTACAGCTTGTTCTATATGAAGAGCAATGGCCAGGTAGTCGAATAATGGAATATTCCCAGTAACGCCTGCACTCAAACCAGACAATCTTTTGCACTTAACATCAACGCCATCGCTTAATCGCGGGCTCAAGATTCCTTTgcaacatcaagatccttcaaTGTCTTTTGGACCTGTTTCACCAATTCCTTCCTTCGCGCTCTGACTTCGGGCATGCCTTCAGCCTCGACGCCGTCCAGTTTCAACATAATGTGCATCATAATGCTCTCAGAAAGTCTTCGGTGGTCTTCCTCTCGCTTCTTTGGGTCTGAAGGTGGCGACGCAATGTAATCGGAGCACAAAGGCAGCCACTTGATCTGGTACTCAACAGCAAGATCGTCGAGAACCTTCATGGGTC includes:
- a CDS encoding 60S ribosomal protein L16, producing MSSFEQVVVIDGKGHLLGRLASIVAKQLLSGQKIVIVRCEALNISGEFFRAKLKYHAHLRKITRYNPTRGGPFHFRAPSRIFYKAVRGMIPHKTARGAAALERLKVFEGVPPPYDKTKKVVVPQALRVLRLQPGRKFCTVGRLSSEVGWKYEDVVARLEERRKAKGAAFYERKKIAARQLADAKKNASVKEETAKALANYGY